A portion of the Musa acuminata AAA Group cultivar baxijiao chromosome BXJ1-1, Cavendish_Baxijiao_AAA, whole genome shotgun sequence genome contains these proteins:
- the LOC135674256 gene encoding polygalacturonase-like isoform X2: MGEGKLLWLLTLTIFFHSRSLHGNSEGRFASPSNSCFVDDDEECDATIRGFNGSIVGFPGSLFRPLPSRGVFNVDDYGAKGDGTDDSQAFGEAWRAACNSSSSAVLLVPENNKYILKPVAFSGPCRAHMTVMIKGTLEASSNRSDWNVDNIRHWILFDGIRNLMVRGGGTVDGNGHVWWQHSCKRNTSLPCIDAPTALFFSSCKNLVVEDLVVKDSQQMHVAFRRCTNVKASKLTISAPESSPNTDGIHVSGTKSILIKDTIIETGDDCISIVSGSRRVIATRIVCGPGHGISIGSLGANNTRAHVSKVLVDKVILKGTTNGVRIKTWQNSAVAVSRVLYRNIKGTSASELAMEFDCSRSHPCRHIVLQEIELVGEGGGPAASLCRYFKWEEIGKIIPAPCA, from the exons ATGGGCGAAGGAAAGCTTCTTTGGCTCCTCACTCTCACCATCTTCTTCCACAGCCGCTCTCTCCATGGCAATTCAGAAGGCAGATTTGCTTCTCCATCAAACTCTTGCTTCGtcgatgatgatgaagaatgtgatgCCACTATACGTGGCTTCAATGGATCGATCGTGGGGTTCCCTGGCTCACTCTTTAGACCTTTGCCTTCTCGCGGCGTCTTCAACGTGGACGACTACGGCGCCAAAGGTGATGGAACGGATGACAGCCAG GCATTTGGAGAGGCCTGGAGAGCAGCTTGCAACTCCTCTTCCTCGGCTGTTCTGCTGGTGCCGGAGAACAACAAGTACATCCTAAAGCCAGTCGCCTTCTCCGGCCCCTGCAGAGCTCATATGACGGTCATG ATCAAGGGAACACTCGAAGCTTCTTCGAACCGATCGGACTGGAACGTAGACAACATCAGACACTGGATCCTGTTCGACGGCATTAGGAACCTTATGGTACGAGGCGGCGGAACCGTCGACGGCAACGGACACGTTTGGTGGCAGCACTCCTGCAAGCGAAACACGTCTCTG cCTTGCATTGATGCGCCGACG GCCTTGTTCTTTAGTTCCTGCAAGAACTTGGTAGTCGAGGACCTCGTGGTGAAAGATAGCCAGCAAATGCATGTTGCGTTCCGGAGATGCACCAACGTGAAAGCTTCCAAGCTGACCATCTCCGCCCCTGAATCCAGTCCTAACACCGATGGAATTCATGTCAGTGGCACCAAAAGCATCCTCATAAAAGATACCATCATCGAAACAG GGGATGACTGCATATCGATCGTATCGGGGTCGCGAAGAGTGATCGCGACGAGAATAGTGTGTGGACCAGGCCATGGAATCAG CATTGGGAGTTTGGGAGCTAACAACACCAGGGCACACGTATCCAAGGTGTTGGTGGACAAGGTCATATTGAAGGGCACCACAAATGGTGTCAGGATCAAGACATGGCAg AACTCGGCTGTGGCAGTGAGCCGTGTGCTTTATAGGAATATTAAAGGAACGAGTGCTTCGGAGTTGGCCATGGAATTCGACTGTAGCAGAAGTCATCCCTGTCGTCACATAGTGTTGCAGGAGATCGAGTTGGTGGGAGAAGGTGGAGGTCCTGCAGCAAGCTTATGTAGGTATTTCAAGTGGGAAGAGATTGGGAAGATCATTCCTGCTCCATGTGCCTGA
- the LOC135674256 gene encoding polygalacturonase-like isoform X1, translating to MGEGKLLWLLTLTIFFHSRSLHGNSEGRFASPSNSCFVDDDEECDATIRGFNGSIVGFPGSLFRPLPSRGVFNVDDYGAKGDGTDDSQAFGEAWRAACNSSSSAVLLVPENNKYILKPVAFSGPCRAHMTVMIKGTLEASSNRSDWNVDNIRHWILFDGIRNLMVRGGGTVDGNGHVWWQHSCKRNTSLPCIDAPTALFFSSCKNLVVEDLVVKDSQQMHVAFRRCTNVKASKLTISAPESSPNTDGIHVSGTKSILIKDTIIETGDDCISIVSGSRRVIATRIVCGPGHGISIGSLGANNTRAHVSKVLVDKVILKGTTNGVRIKTWQGGHGYAKHIIFQNVFMHDVQNPIIINQNYCDSRIPCHEQNSAVAVSRVLYRNIKGTSASELAMEFDCSRSHPCRHIVLQEIELVGEGGGPAASLCRYFKWEEIGKIIPAPCA from the exons ATGGGCGAAGGAAAGCTTCTTTGGCTCCTCACTCTCACCATCTTCTTCCACAGCCGCTCTCTCCATGGCAATTCAGAAGGCAGATTTGCTTCTCCATCAAACTCTTGCTTCGtcgatgatgatgaagaatgtgatgCCACTATACGTGGCTTCAATGGATCGATCGTGGGGTTCCCTGGCTCACTCTTTAGACCTTTGCCTTCTCGCGGCGTCTTCAACGTGGACGACTACGGCGCCAAAGGTGATGGAACGGATGACAGCCAG GCATTTGGAGAGGCCTGGAGAGCAGCTTGCAACTCCTCTTCCTCGGCTGTTCTGCTGGTGCCGGAGAACAACAAGTACATCCTAAAGCCAGTCGCCTTCTCCGGCCCCTGCAGAGCTCATATGACGGTCATG ATCAAGGGAACACTCGAAGCTTCTTCGAACCGATCGGACTGGAACGTAGACAACATCAGACACTGGATCCTGTTCGACGGCATTAGGAACCTTATGGTACGAGGCGGCGGAACCGTCGACGGCAACGGACACGTTTGGTGGCAGCACTCCTGCAAGCGAAACACGTCTCTG cCTTGCATTGATGCGCCGACG GCCTTGTTCTTTAGTTCCTGCAAGAACTTGGTAGTCGAGGACCTCGTGGTGAAAGATAGCCAGCAAATGCATGTTGCGTTCCGGAGATGCACCAACGTGAAAGCTTCCAAGCTGACCATCTCCGCCCCTGAATCCAGTCCTAACACCGATGGAATTCATGTCAGTGGCACCAAAAGCATCCTCATAAAAGATACCATCATCGAAACAG GGGATGACTGCATATCGATCGTATCGGGGTCGCGAAGAGTGATCGCGACGAGAATAGTGTGTGGACCAGGCCATGGAATCAG CATTGGGAGTTTGGGAGCTAACAACACCAGGGCACACGTATCCAAGGTGTTGGTGGACAAGGTCATATTGAAGGGCACCACAAATGGTGTCAGGATCAAGACATGGCAg GGAGGGCATGGTTATGCCAAGCACATCATCTTCCAGAATGTATTCATGCATGATGTCCAAAATCCTATAATCATCAACCAGAACTACTGTGACTCCAGAATTCCTTGCCATGAACAG AACTCGGCTGTGGCAGTGAGCCGTGTGCTTTATAGGAATATTAAAGGAACGAGTGCTTCGGAGTTGGCCATGGAATTCGACTGTAGCAGAAGTCATCCCTGTCGTCACATAGTGTTGCAGGAGATCGAGTTGGTGGGAGAAGGTGGAGGTCCTGCAGCAAGCTTATGTAGGTATTTCAAGTGGGAAGAGATTGGGAAGATCATTCCTGCTCCATGTGCCTGA
- the LOC135674263 gene encoding small ribosomal subunit protein uS5y/uS5u/uS5v-like — MAERGAGDRGGFGRGFGRGFGRGRGDRGRGDRGRGGRRGGRRDEEEKWVPVTKLGRLVKEGKITSLEQIYLHSLPVKEHQIIDTLLGGRLKDEVMKIMPVQKQTRAGQRTRFKAFVVVGDTDGHVGLGVKCAKEVATAIRGAIILAKLSVIPVRRGYWGNKIGKPHTVPCKVTGKCGSVTVRMVPAPRGAGIVAARVPKKVLQFAGIEDVFTSSRGSTKTLGNFVKATFECLMKTYGFLTPDFWMETRFSKSPFQEYTDLLAKPTKAILIENTES, encoded by the exons ATGGCGGAGCGCGGGGCCGGAGATCGTGGCGGCTTCGGGCGCGGGTTCGGGCGCGGGTTCGGCCGCGGCCGGGGTGACCGGGGCCGGGGCGACCGCGGTCGCGGAGGGCGGCGCGGCGGCCGACGCGACGAGGAGGAGAAGTGGGTGCCCGTCACCAAGCTCGGTCGCCTCGTGAAGGAAGGCAAGATCACCAGCCTCGAGCAGATCTACCTCCATTCTCTCCCCGTCAAGGAGCACCAGATCATCGACACCCTCCTCGGCGGCCGCCTCAAGGACGAGGTCATGAAGATCATGCCCGTCCAGAAGCAGACCCGCGCCGGGCAGCGCACCCGCTTCAAGGCCTTCGTCGTCGTCGGCGACACCGACGGCCACGTCGGCCTCGGCGTCAAGTGCGCCAAGGAGGTCGCCACCGCCATCCGTGGCGCCATCATCCTGGCCAAGCTCTCGGTAATCCCCGTCAGGAGGGGGTACTGGGGGAACAAGATTGGGAAGCCCCACACTGTGCCCTGCAAGGTCACCGGCAAGTGCGGGTCGGTCACCGTCCGAATGGTACCGGCGCCGAGGGGTGCGGGGATCGTGGCCGCTCGTGTGCCAAAGAAGGTTCTCCAATTTGCTGGGATTGAGGACGTCTTCACCTCGTCTCGTGGTTCGACCAAGACTCTTGGAAACTTTGTCAAG GCCACCTTTGAGTGTCTCATGAAGACCTACGGATTCCTGACACCAGATTTCTGGATGGAGACTCGTTTCAGCAAATCTCCCTTCCAGGAGTACACGGACTTGCTTGCGAAGCCCACCAAAGCAATACTTATTGAAAACACAGAGAGCTGA
- the LOC135674267 gene encoding probable linoleate 9S-lipoxygenase 5: MLHGFFDAITGKHHEHHEATKSSATVKGSVLLMKKNVLDFNDFNASLLDGLHEFLGKGVSFQLVSATVADPHNGNKGKIGPPAYLEEWITTMTSVATGETKFTVHFSWDESQGVPGAIIVKNNHHSAFYLKTITLEGVPNKEHIHFVCNSWVYPVDKYKYDRIFFANDTYLPSKTPEPLKRYREEELVHLRGDDVTGELKEHDRIYNYAYYNDLGNPDKGQDYARPILGGSQEQPYPRRGRTGRHPTKTDPNYESRLPLLSLDIYVPRDERFGHLKMSDFLAYALKSLTQSLLPTLSAVFDTTPMEFDSFKDVLQLYEGGLPIPQSPELDEIRSHLPFEMLKELVRTDGERVLKLPLPQVIQEDRNAWRTDEEFGREMLAGVNPVIISRLQEFPPVSKLDPKVYGDHTSSIKASHIEKNLEGLTVQKALKENKLFILDHHDALMPYLRRINSGSNKIYASRTLLLLKDDGTLKPLVIELSLPHPDGDQHGAVNRVYTPAEQGVEGSIWQLAKAYACVNDSGYHQLISHWLNTHAVIEPFVIATNRQLSAVHPVYKLLSPHYRDTMNINALARQTLINAGGVLESTVFPGKYAMEMSSVVYKSWKLTEQGLPDDLLKRGVAVEDPANPNKLRLLIKDYPFAVDGLAIWSAIEAWVTEYCSIYYSNDAAIRADVELQAWWKEVREVGHGDKKDEDWWPKMQTLAELTKTCTTIIWVASALHAAVNFGQYPYAGYLPNRPTISRRFMPEPGTPEYHELEKNPDLAFLKTITSQFQTILGVSLIEVLSRHSSDEVYLGQRDSPEWTTDRSALEAFERFSHKLIEIENRIISMNQDASLRNRTGPVKMPYTLLYPNVSDLTGVGGLTGRGIPNSVSI; this comes from the exons ATGTTGCACGGCTTCTTTGACGCCATCACCGGGAAGCACCATGAACACCATGAAGCCACGAAGTCGTCGGCGACGGTGAAAGGCTCGGTGTTGCTGATGAAGAAGAACGTGCTGGACTTCAACGACTTCAACGCCTCGTTGCTCGACGGCCTGCACGAGTTCCTGGGGAAGGGCGTCAGCTTCCAGCTCGTCAGCGCCACCGTCGCCGACCCCC ACAATGGAAACAAGGGGAAGATAGGCCCACCGGCATACTTGGAGGAATGGATCACGACGATGACGTCGGTGGCCACCGGCGAGACCAAGTTCACCGTGCACTTCAGCTGGGACGAGAGTCAGGGCGTCCCCGGAGCCATCATCGTCAAGAACAACCACCACTCGGCGTTCTACCTCAAGACCATAACCTTGGAGGGCGTCCCTAACAAGGAGCATATCCATTTCGTCTGCAACTCTTGGGTGTACCCCGTCGACAAGTACAAATACGACCGTATCTTCTTCGCCAACGAC ACATATCTTCCGAGCAAAACGCCGGAGCCACTGAAGCGATACAGGGAGGAAGAGCTCGTCCACCTCCGGGGCGACGACGTCACCGGGGAGCTCAAGGAACACGACCGCATCTACAACTATGCCTACTACAACGACCTCGGCAACCCCGACAAGGGCCAAGACTACGCCCGCCCCATCCTCGGCGGATCCCAGGAGCAACCTTACCCGCGCCGCGGCCGCACCGGCCGCCACCCCACCAAGACTG ACCCCAATTACGAGAGTAGGCTGCCGCTTCTCAGCCTGGACATATACGTTCCGAGGGACGAGCGATTTGGGCACCTCAAGATGTCTGATTTCCTCGCGTATGCCCTCAAGTCATTGACGCAGTCCCTTCTCCCGACTCTCAGCGCCGTGTTTGATACGACTCCGATGGAGTTCGACTCGTTCAAGGATGTGCTGCAGCTGTACGAAGGCGGGCTGCCGATTCCTCAGAGCCCCGAGCTCGACGAGATCCGCAGCCACCTGCCCTTCGAGATGCTCAAGGAGCTCGTCCGCACCGACGGGGAGCGAGTTCTCAAGCTCCCGCTTCCCCAGGTCATCCAAG AGGATAGAAATGCGTGGAGGACCGATGAAGAGTTCGGAAGGGAGATGCTCGCTGGCGTCAACCCTGTCATCATCAGCCGTCTCCAG GAGTTTCCTCCGGTTAGCAAGCTTGATCCGAAAGTATATGGCGATCATACCAGCTCGATCAAAGCATCTCACATCGAGAAGAATCTTGAAGGCCTTACTGTGCAAAAG GCACTGAAGGAGAACAAGCTCTTCATTTTGGATCACCATGATGCCTTGATGCCGTACCTGAGGCGCATCAACTCTGGTTCCAACAAGATCTACGCCAGTAGGACCCTGCTGCTGCTCAAGGATGATGGCACTCTGAAGCCACTTGTCATCGAGCTGAGTTTGCCGCACCCTGATGGAGATCAACACGGCGCCGTCAACCGTGTCTACACACCGGCCGAGCAGGGCGTGGAGGGGTCGATTTGGCAGTTGGCCAAGGCTTATGCTTGCGTCAACGATTCCGGCTATCACCAACTCATCAGCCACTG GTTGAACACGCACGCGGTCATTGAGCCTTTCGTGATCGCCACCAACCGGCAGCTCAGCGCCGTCCACCCAGTCTACAAGCTTCTCAGCCCCCACTACCGTGACACCATGAACATTAACGCATTGGCGCGTCAGACCCTCATCAATGCCGGAGGCGTCCTGGAATCGACCGTCTTCCCGGGAAAGTACGCCATGGAGATGTCGTCCGTGGTTTACAAGAGCTGGAAACTGACAGAGCAGGGGCTACCAGATGATCTCCTCAAGCG AGGAGTTGCGGTGGAAGACCCGGCGAACCCGAACAAGCTCCGCCTACTGATCAAGGACTACCCCTTCGCCGTCGACGGCCTGGCAATCTGGTCTGCGATCGAGGCGTGGGTCACCGAGTACTGCTCCATCTACTACAGCAACGACGCGGCGATCCGGGCCGATGTCGAGCTGCAGGCCTGGTGGAAGGAGGTCCGCGAGGTCGGCCACGGCGACAAGAAGGACGAGGATTGGTGGCCCAAGATGCAGACCCTGGCGGAGCTGACCAAGACCTGTACCACCATCATCTGGGTGGCCTCCGCCCTGCACGCGGCGGTCAACTTCGGGCAGTACCCCTACGCTGGCTACCTCCCCAACCGGCCCACCATCAGTCGGCGGTTCATGCCCGAGCCGGGCACGCCGGAGTACCACGAGCTGGAGAAGAACCCGGACCTAGCGTTCCTGAAGACCATCACCAGCCAGTTCCAGACCATCCTCGGGGTGTCACTCATCGAGGTCCTGTCGCGCCACTCCTCCGACGAGGTGTACCTTGGGCAAAGGGACTCGCCGGAGTGGACCACGGACCGCAGCGCGCTCGAGGCGTTCGAGCGATTTAGCCATAAGTTGATCGAGATCGAGAATCGGATCATAAGCATGAACCAGGACGCGAGCCTGAGGAATCGCACCGGCCCGGTTAAGATGCCCTACACGCTGCTCTACCCCAACGTCTCCGACTTGACCGGCGTCGGCGGGCTCACCGGACGGGGAATCCCCAACAGCGTCTCCATCTGA
- the LOC135587040 gene encoding uncharacterized protein LOC135587040 produces MDLVKRELQKKRQMLQADFGGRKLLRRSEIEQKEIQRLRRQEQRHLQSKSHNSIPTSSYEKPSKFLLSERGNDDAAAGLPRDEVVRRLRILKQPATLFGEDDAARFRRLQAVIESGPIEVEEEIADGQTNDFLRDIYELRRRQRPGILPERALAKREGAADGVEKNVAAGNGQGDGELGAEAEGEEVDTDLKRLKGDFEELCDEDKILVFFSKLLSEWGQEVEEMPEAEKRTAKGKFVVATFNQCARYLKPMFRMCGKKILPGDVRQALVKVVQRCMKRDYLAAMDEYIRLAISNAPWPIGVTMVGIHESSAHEKI; encoded by the exons ATGGATCTGGTGAAGCGCGAGCTCCAGAAGAAGCGGCAGATGCTGCAAGCCGACTTCGGTGGCAGGAAGCTCCTCCGGCGATCCGAGATTGAGCAGAAGGAGATCCAGAGGTTACGCCGGCAAGAGCAACGCCACCTCCAATCCAAATCTCACAACAGCATCCCCACCTCCTCCTACGAAAAACCCTCCAAATTCCTTCTAAGCGAACGCGGGAACGACGACGCGGCGGCGGGACTCCCCCGCGACGAGGTGGTTCGCCGCCTCCGGATCCTGAAGCAGCCCGCCACGCTGTTTGGGGAGGACGATGCCGCCCGCTTCCGTCGCCTACAGGCGGTCATCGAGTCCGGCCCCATCGAGGTCGAGGAGGAGATAGCGGACGGCCAGACCAACGACTTCCTCAGAGACATATACGAGCTTCGGCGGCGCCAGAGGCCGGGGATCCTCCCGGAGAGGGCGTTGGCCAAGAGGGAGGGCGCCGCCGACGGGGTTGAGAAGAACGTGGCCGCTGGCAATGGCCAGGGCGATGGCGAACTCGGCGCGGAAGCGGAGGGTGAGGAGGTCGATACGGATTTGAAGAGGCTGAAGGGTGATTTTGAGGAGTTGTGCGACGAGGACAAGATTCTTGTGTTCTTCAGCAAGCTGTTGAGTGAATGGGGCCAGGAGGTGGAAGAAATGCCGGAGGCGGAAAAGCGGACTGCCAAGGGCAAGTTCGTGGTGGCCACGTTCAATCAATGTGCGAGATACTTGAAGCCAATGTTCAGGATGTGCGGGAAGAAG ATTCTCCCAGGTGACGTCCGCCAGGCCTTGGTTAAGGTTGTGCAACGCTGCATGAAACGAGATTATCTAGCTGCGATGGATGAGTATATCAGGCTGGCCATCAGTAATGCACCGTGGCCTATCGGTGTGACAATGGTGGGAATCCATGAGAGTTCAGCCCATGAGAAGATCTGA